A single Amphiprion ocellaris isolate individual 3 ecotype Okinawa chromosome 1, ASM2253959v1, whole genome shotgun sequence DNA region contains:
- the fgf7 gene encoding fibroblast growth factor 7: protein MRKWMLTWNLQNLFSGLYLHTIFLFGSVCVVYSDCTPEQLAAIMNCSKHERHTRNYDYMEGGDVRIRQLFSRTQWFLTIDDSGNINGTQDPTNCHSILEIRTVSEGGILAIKGVKSQYYISMNKGGQLQGKRIYNENCNFKEVFLENYFNAYSSAKWTKNGKEMFIALSQKGRPMRGKKTRREHVASHFIPMKCREEERRVD from the exons ATGCGCAAATGGATGCTGACATGGAACCTTCAAAATCTGTTCTCGGGACTCTACCTGCACACAATCTTCCTGTtcggcagtgtgtgtgtggtctacAGTGACTGCACTCCAGAGCAACTTGCCGCCATCATGAACTGCTCCAAACACGAGCGTCACACCAGGAACTATGACTACATGGAGGGAGGAGATGTGCGCATCCGACAGCTGTTCAGCCGCACGCAGTGGTTCCTAACTATTGATGACTCCGGAAACATCAACGGGACTCAGGATCCCACCAACTGCCACA GCATTCTGGAGATCAGGACAGTGTCTGAGGGGGGAATACTGGCGATCAAAGGTGTGAAGAGCCAGTATTATATCTCTATGAACAAAGGTGGACAGCTGCAAGGCAAG AGGATCTACAATGAAAACTGCAACTTCAAGGAGGTTTTCCTAGAAAACTACTTCAATGCATACTCCTCTGCAAAGTGGACtaaaaatggcaaagaaatgtTCATAGCCCTGTCTCAGAAGGGACGGCCAATGCGAGGGAAGAAGACCAGGAGGGAGCATGTAGCATCTCACTTCATCCCTATGAAatgcagggaggaggagaggagagtggACTGA